GGCACCGAGCAAAAGCTGCTGCCGGCGCTCGGCCTCGGGCAAGGACTTTGGCGGGTCAAGGACCGCAGCTTCGTCGTGCAGCACCAGTTGCACCCCGACGAACTCGTGGCATTCGACACGACGGCGCGGATGACCGGTCAGTCATAGCAGGCGGTGGTTGCGGTGCACCTCCACTGCGACCTTCCAAACGACGTCGAGGGAGACATCCGATGTCCGACAGCATGAACCAGCAGCGAGAAGCGAGGATGCTGCTCGCAGCGCTGTCCGAACCAGCCGACATCGTCACCGGCACTCTCATCGCACGGCTCGGGGCCACCGAAACCATCGAACTCATCACAACCAGGGACCGGCTGCCGAACGGTGTCGACCCAGCCGAAGGAGAGCTCTGGCGGCGACGCCTCGCACCACGGATCAACCCTGGCCAGGTCGACCGGATCCGCGCGGACATGGAACGCCACGACCTGCGTCTACTCACTCCGGAGGATGTCGATTGGCCGGGCGAGCTGCAACAGCTCGGCGCGAGCGCGCCCATCGCGCTCTGGTTCAAAGGCAACGGGCACCGGCTCACGTCGCCGCTCTCGAGCAGGGTGACCATCGTCGGCTCCCGCGCGGCAACCGGGTACGGCGAACACATCACCAGAGAACTCGCATCCGATCTCGCGTCCCAGCACCGACTGATCTGCTCAGGTGGCGCCTACGGCATCGACGGGGCCGCCCACCGTGCCGCGTCAAGCGCAGAGCCCGGTTCGACGATCGCGGTCATCGCGAGCGGTCTCGACCGCCTCTATCCGGTGGGCAACGAACAGCTCTTCGAGCGGATCGTCGAGACCGGAGGCCTCGTCGTGAGCGAACTCCCACCCGGCGCAGCGCCCACCCGCTGGCGATTCCAGCAACGAAACCGAATCCTCGCCGCACTCGCCGGCGCGACGGTCGTCGTCGAGGCCGGTCACCGATCCGGGTCCCTCAACGTCGCCGGGCAGGCACACTCCCTCGGCCGACCAGTCGGCGCCGTCCCCGGCCCGGTCACGAGCCCCGCGAGCGCCGGATGCCACCGACTCATCCAAGAGGGCATCGCGAGCCTCGTCACCGACGCGCAAGACATCACCGATCTGCTCGACTCCACCGCAGGCTTCTCCGGAGACCGCACCTTCGCCTACTCCACCACCCGGCACTTCGGCCGCAGCGGCGCCGACCTCATCCTCTGAGAAAACGATGGCAGAGCGACGGATGCCTCGGACGCGACGGTTTCGGCAGACGCGATGAGCACGACACGAACGCAGAACGTGCTCGGTGGCGAGCTCGCGAGCCTCGGCATCGGACTCCTGCTCGGCGCGACAGGGCTCGCGCTCCTGCTCCGCGCTGCGGGCGCAGTCGCAGCCTGGGCGACATCGATCCCTCAGCCGGCGGGCGGGCCGGAAACAGGGCTCGCCGTGTTCCTCCGCCCCGGCGATCCAGCTGCCGCTCTGGACGCGCCCGGCCTGCACCCGGTTGCGTTCTGGATCTCGGCGACCCTCCTGATCGGCGCAACCGTCTCCGTGACCATATTGCTGTGGCGGGTCCTGCGCGCCGCCGGCCGTGTCACGAAGATCGACCCGCACCGCATACCCGGTATCGCCACTCGCAGCGACGTCAGCTACGCGGCATCCCGCGTCGCGCTGATGAAGCGCGCCTCCCACCTGCGACCATCACTGACTAACGCGAAGCCGACCGACGTCGGATACCTCCTCGGCCGGTCCAACGGAACGAACGTGTGGGCCAGCGTTGAGGACTCGATGCTCGTCATTGGCCCGCCTCGTTCTGGCAAAGGTGTGCACATCGTCATCAACGCCATCCTCGACGCCCCCGGCCCCGTGGTGACCACATCGACAAGGCCCGACAACCTCACGGCCACCCTCCGCGCCCGACGGTGTGCTGGACCGGTGGCAGTGTTCGACCCGCAGCAGCTCGCCGCCGGCGTTCCCGCAGGCCTCCGCTGGTCACCGATCCGCGGCTGTGAAGACCCGCTCACCGCGATGATCCGCGCCACCGGGCTCGCCGCCGGCACTGGGCTCGCCGCTGGTGGGGTCGACGGCGGTGGCTTCTGGGAAGCGAAGACCCGCACCGCCCTGCAAGTCCTCCTTCACGCCGCAGCGCTCGACCGCCGTCCGCCCGCCGAGCTCTACCGATGGACCCTCGACCCGACCGCAGCCCACGACGCCGCCGCGATCCTGCTCGGCAACCCCGCCGCCGCAACCGGGTGGGGCGATTCACTCCAGGCCATGCTCGACGCCGACCCCCGCACCCGCGACTCGATCTGGCAAGGCGTGTCCCTCTCACTTGGCGCCCTCGCGGACCCCCGGGTGCTCGACGCTGTTTCCCCCGGCGACGGCGAAGCATTCGATCCTGAAGGGTTCCTCCGCAGCAATGGCACCCTTTATCTGCTCGCCACCGGCGCAGGTGCCAACAACTCCGCCGCGCTCGTCGCAGCCTTCGTCGAGGACCTCATCGAGACCGCCCGCCGCATCGCCGCCCGCAACCCCGGCGCCCGGCTCGACCCGCCGCTCCTGCTCGCGCTCGACGAGATCGGCAACCTCGCACCACTCCCCTCGCTGCCCAACTTGATGGCCGAAGGTGGCGGGACCGGCATCACCACGATGCCGGTCCTGCAGTCCCTCGCGCAGGCCCGCACGAAGTGGAGCGACAACGCAGCCGGCGCGATCTGGGACTCCTCGATCGTGAAGATCGTCCTCGGCGGAGCATCCAACTCGAGAGACCTCCAAGACCTCTCGACTCTGATCGGCGAACGCGACGAAGCCACCGACTCGACCAGCGTCGGCGACCGCGGATCCCGCTCCGCCCAACGTTCCATCCGCCGCGTCGCGATCATGCCGCCCGACACCATCCGCACCCTCCCTTTCGGCACCGGCCTCATCCTCCTCCGCGCCGCCCCACCCGTCATCGCAAAGCTGCGGATGTGGACCGAGCGACCGGATGCCTCGAAGCTGAAGGAGAACCGCAGTCAGATCGAAACGCTTCTGCGCGAACTGCCGGCTCGGGCTGAAGCCCACGAACTCGCGGGGGAAGCCGATCCAGTGACCCCGAAGGAGTAGCGGCATTCACCGAGAGCGGAACCCGAGGCGCACCTCTCTGGTGAGCGGGTCGAAATCGATCCGCCAGATCGCAGGAGGACAGTCCCATGGCACTCCACACCCAACAGTCGCTCTCCGGCTTCATCGCCTCGGAGCCACACAGATCGGTCACCGAGGACGGCGACACTCGCTTCTACGTCCGCGTCGGGCAGCCTCATTACCGCCGCGAAGACGACGGGCGCTTCTCTGAACTCGCACCGACATTCCACGACCTCGTCGCATACCGCGCCACCGCTGACCGTGCATTCACCCGGTTCGCAAAGGGCGACAGCTTCGTTGCGGAGGGCTACATCCGAACCTTTCAGGTCGAACGCGACGGAGTCATCGTCGAACGCGAAGAGTTCGTCGCGAAGAAGATCGGCCACGACCTCGCCCGCACGAACTACGACGTCGATCGCAGCCGTCGGACGGGACCGGTCGCCGAACCAGAGGCACCGGGCCCGCGACCAGTCGTCCCGCCAGCGCAGGCGCTCGCCGACACCGGCGCGCTCGGTCGGTGAGATCCAAATGCCGGATGTCTCAAACCGCTCGTGGGGCGCCGAACCGCGGCATTCCTCGAACGATGAGGACTCGCTGCACGAACTAGAGGGACCTTTGACTTCGGAGCCGCCGCATCCGATCAACTGGAATCTGCTCACAGCTGAAGAAGCAGAGACGGAATGGGTGGAGCTCAACCGGTGGGTCAACTGGCTCAGACGAACCTACGGACTTCCAGCGTCCGTCATCCCACCGTTCTGGCATCGCCACCCCGAGCTCGTCTGGGAGCTCTCCGCCCTCCACCTGCACTGGCTCTGCGCCTACGATCCCGAGCAACACGGTTCCGCCCCATTCGGCTGGCACCGCGACTTCGCCGACGCCCGCCAACGCCTCCACGACTGGGTGGCCACGTCAGGCACTCGGCTCGACCGTGACCGGCCAACCCGCCAGACTGCCTGGCCGGGCGAGCCACCCACCAGCACCGTCGAGGACGCGGTGATCACCGACCGGGATGAGGACTTCGTGCGATTCGTCCTGGACGACGTCTCACTACGGCGAGTGGCCGAAGCCGAATTCTCGTCGGCCTGAGAACCCGACGTCGCGACGATGTGCGACGTGAGCATCGATCACTGCAGAGTCCAGCTGATTCGAACGTGTAAAGGGTAGGGCGCGGAAAATCCCCGCCTGCTAGCCTCCTCCACCTTGAGGCCTCGCAGACACCAGGGGGTGTTACACAATCAGGAACGGACGAGGCGGGCGATGGCGTCGGCTGCCTCGCGGAGCTTCTCCTCGGCCTCCTCACCACCGTTCTGCGCCGCAGCGAGCACGCAGTGGGTCATGTGGTCGTTCAGCAGCCCGAGCGCGACGGCCTCGAGGGCCTTCGTCATGGCGGACACCTGGGTGAGGATGTCGATGCAGTACTTCTCATCAGCGACCATCCCTTGGAGTCCTCGGGCCTGACCCTCAATACGCTTGAGCCGCCGCAGGTACTCGTCCCTGTCGCTGATGTAGCCGTGATGGCTCATGTCCGTGTGGCTCATGGTGGCCTCGCTCTGAGTCGTGATCTCTTTCCCGCTTGACAGGTACTATTGGGGGCACCGCAAGCATACCCCATGGGGGTACCGCGTACAAATGTTGCGCTACACCGAGCAGTATCCGGGAACACAGTCCAATCGCCGGCGTGAAGAGATGAACTTTCAGGCTTCGTTGCCGCTGGCGTTTGCGGCTCACGATCGGCGCCACCTATTGGTCCAGGCGATCTCGGATTTGCTCCATCTGCTCGATCTCTGAGCGCTGCCCCGTGCTGATTTGCTCACACAGCGCCAACAACTCTCCGTCGGTCAGGGCGGCTTCCCGGCACATGAGAATCGCGCCGGAGTGGTGCGGGATCATCGAGTCGATGAACTGGCGGTCGTCGACGAGTGCTTGAGCCCGGGTTGCCCCGAACGACCCAACCGCAAGGACGGCGAACACCACCAACATCGCGATGTTGGCCTTCTTGTTCCGGTACATGCCGCGCATCGCCAACAACATGATGATGCCCATCGGCGCCCACATTGTGACCGTCATGTAGAACATGTTCAAGTTGTTCCGGAAGTCGCCCCACTCGTCGATCATCGTGAACATGGCGGCGTACATTACGACAAAGCTCAGCCCCATCATGATCCAAAACACCAGATAGGGCCTGGAATGCCCGCCGTGCTCGCGACCAGCCATCTGCGCATGTGGTGTGTCAGTCATCGTGCCAACTCCTTGAGTCGCGATCGATTCGAGCGTGTTATTGAGCCTTGCACGGCCATCG
The sequence above is a segment of the Agromyces hippuratus genome. Coding sequences within it:
- the dprA gene encoding DNA-processing protein DprA; translation: MSDSMNQQREARMLLAALSEPADIVTGTLIARLGATETIELITTRDRLPNGVDPAEGELWRRRLAPRINPGQVDRIRADMERHDLRLLTPEDVDWPGELQQLGASAPIALWFKGNGHRLTSPLSSRVTIVGSRAATGYGEHITRELASDLASQHRLICSGGAYGIDGAAHRAASSAEPGSTIAVIASGLDRLYPVGNEQLFERIVETGGLVVSELPPGAAPTRWRFQQRNRILAALAGATVVVEAGHRSGSLNVAGQAHSLGRPVGAVPGPVTSPASAGCHRLIQEGIASLVTDAQDITDLLDSTAGFSGDRTFAYSTTRHFGRSGADLIL
- a CDS encoding TraM recognition domain-containing protein; the protein is MSTTRTQNVLGGELASLGIGLLLGATGLALLLRAAGAVAAWATSIPQPAGGPETGLAVFLRPGDPAAALDAPGLHPVAFWISATLLIGATVSVTILLWRVLRAAGRVTKIDPHRIPGIATRSDVSYAASRVALMKRASHLRPSLTNAKPTDVGYLLGRSNGTNVWASVEDSMLVIGPPRSGKGVHIVINAILDAPGPVVTTSTRPDNLTATLRARRCAGPVAVFDPQQLAAGVPAGLRWSPIRGCEDPLTAMIRATGLAAGTGLAAGGVDGGGFWEAKTRTALQVLLHAAALDRRPPAELYRWTLDPTAAHDAAAILLGNPAAATGWGDSLQAMLDADPRTRDSIWQGVSLSLGALADPRVLDAVSPGDGEAFDPEGFLRSNGTLYLLATGAGANNSAALVAAFVEDLIETARRIAARNPGARLDPPLLLALDEIGNLAPLPSLPNLMAEGGGTGITTMPVLQSLAQARTKWSDNAAGAIWDSSIVKIVLGGASNSRDLQDLSTLIGERDEATDSTSVGDRGSRSAQRSIRRVAIMPPDTIRTLPFGTGLILLRAAPPVIAKLRMWTERPDASKLKENRSQIETLLRELPARAEAHELAGEADPVTPKE
- a CDS encoding single-stranded DNA-binding protein: MALHTQQSLSGFIASEPHRSVTEDGDTRFYVRVGQPHYRREDDGRFSELAPTFHDLVAYRATADRAFTRFAKGDSFVAEGYIRTFQVERDGVIVEREEFVAKKIGHDLARTNYDVDRSRRTGPVAEPEAPGPRPVVPPAQALADTGALGR
- a CDS encoding DUF4913 domain-containing protein, with translation MPDVSNRSWGAEPRHSSNDEDSLHELEGPLTSEPPHPINWNLLTAEEAETEWVELNRWVNWLRRTYGLPASVIPPFWHRHPELVWELSALHLHWLCAYDPEQHGSAPFGWHRDFADARQRLHDWVATSGTRLDRDRPTRQTAWPGEPPTSTVEDAVITDRDEDFVRFVLDDVSLRRVAEAEFSSA
- a CDS encoding metal-sensitive transcriptional regulator, translating into MSHTDMSHHGYISDRDEYLRRLKRIEGQARGLQGMVADEKYCIDILTQVSAMTKALEAVALGLLNDHMTHCVLAAAQNGGEEAEEKLREAADAIARLVRS
- a CDS encoding DUF305 domain-containing protein, with protein sequence MTDTPHAQMAGREHGGHSRPYLVFWIMMGLSFVVMYAAMFTMIDEWGDFRNNLNMFYMTVTMWAPMGIIMLLAMRGMYRNKKANIAMLVVFAVLAVGSFGATRAQALVDDRQFIDSMIPHHSGAILMCREAALTDGELLALCEQISTGQRSEIEQMEQIRDRLDQ